One genomic segment of Leptospira wolbachii serovar Codice str. CDC includes these proteins:
- a CDS encoding magnesium and cobalt transport protein CorA has translation MKEVLVTIQSVYQYLEKLGPKKSFQILKNLGYEKLLSLTGKVPKERLIVLTQKLSEDTVVELVKQIPEKILVEMIRENDDDDLVYFIHSLPMTDLALVSRSIPPHDVGLLAKTLGRETSVEILKTLGIEKSIALLKEIPMKDFLWLVGEIHVGPIIQLVSELSVADCKKWIKQRGLAELPILVKFFGVTNALVIFKKLGMNQALEMMQLLGTREMLELSLLLSGMHLEEKNMPALAVLKPNDLSSKNKSKPIPKKKQIPKKKKTSKR, from the coding sequence ATGAAAGAAGTTCTCGTTACAATCCAAAGTGTGTATCAATATTTAGAAAAACTTGGCCCCAAAAAATCCTTTCAGATTTTGAAGAATCTTGGTTATGAAAAGTTACTTTCGTTAACTGGAAAGGTCCCTAAAGAAAGGCTTATTGTCCTTACGCAGAAGTTAAGTGAAGACACTGTGGTTGAACTGGTAAAACAAATTCCAGAAAAGATTCTTGTCGAAATGATTCGAGAGAATGATGACGATGATTTGGTTTATTTTATCCACTCTCTTCCTATGACGGATTTAGCCCTTGTTTCGCGGAGTATTCCTCCTCATGATGTGGGGTTACTTGCCAAAACATTAGGTAGAGAAACTAGTGTGGAAATCCTTAAAACTTTGGGAATCGAAAAGTCCATTGCTCTTCTGAAAGAAATTCCGATGAAAGACTTTCTTTGGTTGGTGGGTGAAATTCATGTGGGACCGATCATCCAACTTGTTAGCGAACTCTCTGTAGCGGATTGTAAAAAGTGGATCAAACAACGAGGATTAGCGGAACTTCCAATCCTCGTGAAATTTTTTGGAGTCACCAATGCCCTTGTGATTTTTAAAAAGCTGGGTATGAACCAAGCCTTAGAGATGATGCAATTGTTAGGAACTCGCGAGATGTTGGAATTGTCGCTTCTTTTGTCGGGGATGCATTTAGAGGAAAAGAATATGCCAGCACTTGCTGTGCTAAAACCAAACGATTTATCTTCAAAAAACAAATCAAAACCAATACCTAAGAAAAAACAAATTCCAAAAAAGAAAAAAACTTCTAAA
- a CDS encoding AZOBR_p60025 family cell surface glycopolymer formation protein, whose product MQNGSVKRHQLWFLLIFFLLGVGGLIYNKTAPYEHSLSALIGIWEGFYEINPNLVDSNFVIYKSGGYDGQFFYFLAKDLFVGGDWDLIVDSYHFRFHRMGLSLFVGAISNLVGFSHYPLVTLLFLFLVFSVSVFCLYSLLPDPNKWFVIFYLFSPFSLNANLLLVADSLFVSFGIIAFYFFKNKKDLLSVFFFFLMVMTRELGVLFLIPIVFKALLDKNWKGMVLYSLPGIAFFCLVGYGWIQPPNHLGTNPLGFRDMTDLPLFGFFKSFQDDGSFQFKLKEFPKILFFISFVALSFVSIQSLKESFSKNIDLLFPILGSLFVILIAEQGYWRSFDNLSRMFTLILPFSLLLEGGSKKPFLRLFLGISITLFVFLIIRILWITPTKEFFFNL is encoded by the coding sequence TTGCAAAATGGAAGTGTGAAACGACACCAACTTTGGTTTTTATTGATTTTTTTCCTTTTAGGAGTAGGGGGACTCATCTACAACAAAACTGCTCCCTACGAACACTCCCTTTCTGCACTCATTGGGATTTGGGAAGGATTTTATGAGATCAATCCAAACCTTGTCGATTCGAACTTTGTAATCTACAAATCAGGTGGATACGATGGGCAATTCTTCTATTTTCTCGCAAAAGATCTGTTTGTTGGTGGCGACTGGGATCTGATCGTTGACTCCTACCATTTCCGCTTTCACAGAATGGGACTTTCTCTATTTGTTGGCGCCATCTCAAACCTAGTGGGTTTCTCTCATTACCCCTTAGTCACCCTCCTATTTCTATTTCTGGTATTTTCCGTATCCGTTTTTTGTTTGTATTCTTTACTTCCAGACCCAAACAAATGGTTCGTTATCTTTTATTTATTCTCTCCTTTTTCACTAAACGCAAACCTTCTTCTCGTTGCCGATTCTCTCTTTGTCAGTTTTGGAATTATCGCCTTCTACTTCTTTAAAAATAAAAAAGACCTTCTTTCTGTTTTCTTTTTCTTTCTCATGGTAATGACTCGGGAGTTAGGAGTTTTATTTCTTATACCCATTGTATTCAAAGCACTCCTGGACAAGAATTGGAAAGGAATGGTTCTTTACTCCCTTCCCGGAATCGCATTTTTCTGTTTGGTGGGTTATGGCTGGATACAGCCACCAAACCACTTGGGAACAAATCCCCTTGGATTCCGTGATATGACCGACCTTCCTCTATTTGGATTTTTTAAAAGTTTTCAAGATGACGGATCTTTCCAATTTAAACTCAAAGAATTCCCAAAAATTCTTTTTTTTATCTCTTTCGTTGCCCTATCATTTGTCAGCATCCAATCTCTAAAAGAATCCTTTTCCAAAAATATTGATCTACTTTTCCCTATTCTCGGAAGTTTGTTTGTAATCCTTATTGCAGAACAGGGATATTGGAGGTCTTTTGATAACTTAAGCCGAATGTTTACCCTCATTTTGCCTTTCTCTTTATTACTCGAAGGGGGGTCAAAAAAACCTTTTTTACGCCTATTTCTTGGTATTTCCATTACCCTGTTTGTATTTTTAATCATTCGGATCCTATGGATCACACCCACAAAGGAGTTCTTCTTTAACCTATGA
- a CDS encoding 1,4-dihydroxy-6-naphthoate synthase, protein MISLAYSPCPNDTFLFYHLIRNASYPVKEELYDVENLNEFAFQGKFPVTKLSFAAYFQIIDKYILLETGSALGRGCGPLLVRKKNSKTDLANYKKLYIPGMLTTANLLLSLYTNGKHNPSPLRYDEIIPKVTSEDDSLGVIIHEERFTYEARGMEKVVDLGEWWEESTGYPIPLGAIAIRRDIPKNEALQFQTNLRQSLNAAYAEPKEMMDYIRANSQNKEDAVIKSHINLYVNEFTKNLGEEGHGAVEYLLKRAIEAGFIKKPTPLPLFLGES, encoded by the coding sequence ATGATATCTCTTGCCTATTCCCCATGCCCCAATGATACCTTCCTCTTCTACCACTTAATTCGTAACGCAAGTTACCCGGTCAAAGAAGAATTATATGATGTAGAAAACTTAAACGAATTCGCCTTCCAAGGAAAATTTCCTGTCACAAAACTTTCGTTTGCTGCCTACTTCCAAATCATCGACAAATACATTTTACTCGAGACAGGCTCTGCCCTTGGGAGAGGCTGTGGCCCACTATTAGTTAGAAAGAAAAATTCCAAAACGGATCTGGCCAATTATAAAAAACTTTATATTCCAGGGATGTTAACCACAGCAAACCTTCTTTTGTCTCTATACACCAATGGAAAACACAACCCAAGCCCTCTACGTTATGATGAAATCATTCCCAAGGTAACAAGTGAAGATGACAGTTTAGGTGTTATCATTCACGAAGAACGATTTACTTATGAAGCAAGGGGAATGGAAAAGGTAGTCGATCTTGGAGAATGGTGGGAGGAGTCTACAGGTTATCCCATTCCTTTAGGTGCCATTGCCATCCGCCGAGACATACCAAAAAACGAGGCACTCCAGTTCCAAACCAATCTGAGACAAAGTTTGAATGCCGCCTATGCGGAACCAAAAGAAATGATGGATTACATTCGGGCCAATTCGCAAAACAAAGAAGATGCGGTGATCAAATCTCACATCAATTTGTATGTAAACGAATTCACAAAAAATTTAGGAGAAGAGGGGCACGGAGCAGTGGAATATCTTTTGAAACGAGCCATCGAGGCAGGTTTTATCAAAAAACCCACCCCGTTACCTTTGTTTTTAGGAGAAAGTTAA
- a CDS encoding discoidin domain-containing protein, whose translation MKDHLIRTSHPNSLPIKSVSSSGTFEVKNEEFLSFFEEKEQSSLSSIIFQFDDVVYFNGIELLPGKDGLDFFPDSFRFELSHDGKYWEPILQESSFRKSFKTSAKWLFSLTSARYVKFVSKISRKASNGKNRISFGQLKILITGIQSIQASSELDRLFVKENLFDTRPDYGWSSKKKEEPEEEYLILDMGSVNRIEEMRMLTKNDPITNFPERFVTYYSEDDITWHQLHEENFFLSEPGTWYKWRFSAVNLRYLKLVFFQEKQPNKKDYVTEVIELELYSSPDKKDYGGPTREPLPYASVLRSGIIRLAVDGEVKEGVVVQANDRRLRDATTEYRGIVELASDGEEKPGVAVQGNDKRLKIATELGHGLVRLSRSGESRPGLVVQSDDERLRSASTDHPGIVELALDGETRPGVVVQANDSRLRVATRKSIGLVQLADSGEVAVDKVVTGDDPRLRDATNTAKGIVQLASNGGEEPNTVVQGNDKRLKHASTELHGIVQLAHSGETKPGAVVQGNDKRLAKAGFQDAGIVLLANHGEAVPGKVVLADDPRLSDKRDPKPHTHPYAEKEHDFNSHTGLLKITGEAEASSKGFVPPQANDAVIYGKNTKVGTGVVGVSSGTGVTGFGDSVGVYGVSKGKSSKQSAGILGAGTTAPGGRFLSQSDFALVVDGKGIPEMELSGSGKAIYANGESLFEGNLRITKEGGEECIARYFRLDGKDVVTAGDLLVATEEPGVLGRSKHPYSTNVIGVCVTNAHVVFGKQEKAVEYVLVALLGITKMHVDASQVPIYPGDLLVSGLTSGHAVKADPTKLKPGMLVAKAIEACKRDKGNILCLLTFS comes from the coding sequence ATGAAAGATCATTTAATCCGCACAAGCCACCCCAACTCTTTACCAATCAAATCAGTTTCCTCCTCTGGAACCTTCGAAGTCAAAAATGAAGAATTTTTATCCTTTTTTGAGGAAAAGGAGCAATCCTCACTTTCCTCCATCATCTTTCAATTTGATGATGTTGTTTATTTCAATGGAATTGAACTTTTGCCAGGGAAAGATGGTTTGGATTTTTTTCCCGATTCTTTTCGGTTTGAATTGTCTCACGACGGAAAGTATTGGGAGCCAATTTTACAAGAGTCCTCCTTTCGGAAGTCTTTTAAAACTTCAGCAAAATGGCTTTTTTCTCTTACTAGCGCCCGTTATGTGAAGTTTGTCTCGAAAATTTCTAGAAAAGCCAGTAACGGGAAAAATCGGATTAGTTTTGGTCAGTTGAAGATACTCATTACAGGGATCCAGTCCATCCAAGCAAGTTCCGAATTAGATCGGTTGTTTGTGAAAGAAAATCTTTTTGATACAAGGCCTGACTACGGATGGTCCTCAAAAAAGAAAGAAGAACCCGAAGAAGAATATTTGATTTTGGACATGGGTTCCGTGAACCGCATTGAAGAGATGCGAATGCTCACAAAAAATGATCCTATCACAAATTTCCCAGAACGGTTTGTCACTTATTATAGCGAAGACGATATTACTTGGCACCAACTACATGAAGAGAATTTCTTTTTATCCGAACCAGGTACCTGGTATAAATGGAGATTCTCTGCTGTAAATTTAAGGTATTTGAAATTGGTTTTCTTTCAGGAGAAACAACCAAACAAAAAAGACTACGTTACGGAAGTCATAGAACTCGAGTTATACTCTAGTCCAGATAAAAAAGATTACGGCGGCCCAACAAGAGAACCCCTCCCCTATGCATCGGTTCTTAGGTCAGGGATCATTCGCCTTGCCGTAGATGGAGAAGTCAAAGAAGGAGTTGTGGTTCAGGCGAATGACAGGCGCCTTCGGGATGCAACTACGGAATACCGTGGGATTGTGGAATTGGCATCAGATGGGGAAGAAAAACCGGGTGTTGCTGTTCAAGGGAATGATAAACGCCTAAAAATCGCCACCGAATTGGGTCATGGTCTTGTTCGATTGTCAAGAAGCGGAGAATCAAGACCCGGACTTGTGGTGCAATCAGATGATGAACGTCTGCGTAGTGCTTCTACTGATCATCCAGGGATCGTTGAGCTTGCGTTAGACGGCGAAACTCGTCCTGGTGTGGTTGTTCAAGCCAATGATTCTCGTCTCCGAGTAGCCACTAGGAAATCCATTGGTCTTGTGCAATTGGCAGATTCAGGAGAAGTTGCCGTTGATAAAGTGGTTACTGGAGATGATCCAAGACTCAGGGATGCTACCAATACGGCCAAAGGAATTGTGCAATTGGCATCAAATGGTGGAGAAGAACCAAACACTGTTGTCCAAGGGAATGATAAACGTCTTAAACACGCCAGTACAGAATTACATGGGATTGTGCAATTGGCTCACTCCGGTGAAACGAAACCCGGTGCTGTTGTGCAAGGAAACGATAAACGATTGGCAAAGGCTGGGTTTCAGGATGCCGGTATTGTTTTACTCGCAAATCATGGAGAAGCGGTTCCTGGTAAGGTGGTTCTTGCTGATGATCCTAGATTATCAGACAAAAGAGATCCGAAGCCACATACCCATCCTTATGCAGAAAAAGAACATGATTTTAATTCACATACAGGACTTTTGAAAATCACTGGAGAGGCGGAAGCTTCTTCTAAAGGATTTGTTCCTCCACAAGCAAACGATGCTGTGATCTATGGGAAAAATACAAAAGTGGGAACAGGTGTTGTGGGAGTATCCTCTGGCACTGGTGTTACTGGGTTTGGGGATTCTGTCGGAGTGTATGGAGTTTCCAAAGGAAAATCATCCAAACAATCAGCGGGAATTTTGGGTGCCGGGACTACGGCACCTGGTGGACGATTCCTTTCTCAATCAGATTTTGCACTCGTAGTAGATGGGAAAGGAATTCCAGAGATGGAACTTTCTGGTTCCGGAAAAGCCATTTATGCCAATGGAGAGTCTTTGTTTGAAGGGAATCTTCGTATTACAAAAGAAGGTGGTGAGGAGTGTATTGCTCGTTACTTCCGATTGGATGGAAAGGATGTTGTGACAGCGGGGGATTTACTTGTGGCAACCGAAGAGCCCGGAGTTCTTGGAAGGTCCAAACACCCCTACTCTACTAATGTCATCGGTGTTTGCGTCACGAATGCTCATGTGGTTTTCGGAAAACAAGAAAAGGCTGTAGAATATGTTCTAGTGGCCCTTCTTGGAATTACGAAGATGCATGTGGATGCCTCACAAGTGCCGATTTATCCGGGAGATCTTTTGGTTTCTGGATTAACGTCTGGTCATGCAGTGAAAGCAGATCCCACAAAATTAAAACCGGGAATGCTTGTGGCAAAAGCGATAGAAGCCTGCAAACGAGACAAAGGAAATATCCTTTGTCTATTAACTTTCTCCTAA
- a CDS encoding helix-turn-helix domain-containing protein, whose product MTDIIDSGVWAGLSHAAKTLYPVLLKFSDYNFKPVWPNTETLMRLTGFKTKKSIVSAKKELTRVGLLYQVPGNGRTSTRYRFSFHYEGSRITPLGDTNITLRDFETDLSGGSKLVSKGGADGTPNHINITISNTNNVPAVPETGELGKGKEEKKAFETLVELFGPEIALEAYKKAVSLHMESNTSYVQSLCRELVSTQRQEMIKTEQKVSAEDNFSHPASWAGFLSWASKELTQSSWHQLGKVQVETDGNVIVITSPIQGHLRQIVNMYFTERVKPAVLVIFSEKEEGSRLSEIR is encoded by the coding sequence ATGACCGACATCATAGATTCTGGTGTTTGGGCTGGCCTATCCCATGCGGCCAAAACACTCTACCCGGTCCTATTGAAATTCAGTGATTACAATTTCAAACCTGTTTGGCCCAATACAGAAACATTAATGAGGCTTACTGGATTCAAAACAAAAAAATCCATTGTCTCAGCCAAAAAGGAACTCACTCGTGTCGGCCTACTCTACCAAGTTCCTGGCAATGGACGAACTTCGACCCGGTATCGCTTTTCCTTCCACTATGAGGGTTCCAGGATTACCCCTCTGGGGGATACAAACATAACCCTCAGGGATTTCGAAACGGACCTCTCTGGGGGTTCAAAACTGGTTAGTAAGGGGGGTGCTGACGGGACCCCAAACCATATTAATATAACTATATCCAATACAAACAATGTGCCTGCGGTGCCCGAGACGGGGGAATTAGGCAAGGGAAAGGAAGAGAAAAAAGCATTTGAAACTTTAGTCGAACTCTTTGGGCCTGAAATTGCATTAGAAGCTTATAAAAAGGCCGTCTCGTTACATATGGAATCGAACACCTCTTATGTCCAATCTCTCTGTCGAGAGCTTGTCTCCACCCAAAGACAAGAAATGATTAAAACTGAGCAGAAAGTTTCTGCGGAGGATAATTTTTCCCACCCGGCTTCGTGGGCAGGATTTTTATCTTGGGCAAGCAAAGAACTGACCCAGTCTTCCTGGCACCAACTAGGAAAGGTGCAGGTAGAAACCGATGGGAACGTGATTGTTATCACCTCTCCCATTCAGGGGCATTTACGACAAATTGTGAACATGTATTTTACAGAACGAGTGAAACCGGCAGTTCTCGTAATATTTTCAGAGAAAGAAGAAGGATCACGCCTCAGTGAAATTCGATAG
- a CDS encoding ParB/RepB/Spo0J family partition protein → MSLKSKRLGTLADIYQAENLDGTIRTIRMDRILPSEHQPRQERKKGIEELAQTLKADGLLQPIIVSKGEREGHYKIIAGERRYHAAKSLGWAEIECKILNRPDKEIYKLAVIENLQRENLSPYEEVDALLFLKNSHNYTDQELGDLFGKSRSYMTEVLSITSMSKEDLDKCKKNEIYNKNLLVQAAQAAKKGSLDDFLTLFHKGALKTVRDAKDFNKQVKSGEPNTAKNSLFSGYKIRRTGTGIQILSDDEILLGDIYKFIRKELVKKYGDTA, encoded by the coding sequence ATGAGCTTAAAAAGTAAACGCCTCGGAACACTCGCCGACATCTACCAAGCGGAAAATTTGGATGGGACGATTCGAACCATTCGTATGGACAGAATCCTACCCTCCGAACACCAACCAAGACAAGAGAGAAAAAAAGGGATCGAGGAACTTGCGCAAACCCTAAAGGCGGATGGTCTCTTACAACCCATCATCGTCTCCAAGGGAGAACGGGAAGGCCATTATAAAATCATTGCTGGAGAAAGAAGATACCATGCAGCTAAGTCCCTCGGTTGGGCCGAAATCGAATGTAAGATCCTAAACCGCCCCGATAAAGAAATCTATAAATTAGCTGTCATAGAAAACTTGCAAAGGGAAAACCTATCCCCCTATGAGGAGGTGGACGCCCTACTCTTTCTCAAAAATTCCCACAACTACACCGACCAGGAGTTAGGTGACCTTTTTGGGAAAAGTCGCAGTTATATGACGGAAGTTCTCTCCATTACCTCGATGTCAAAAGAAGACCTCGACAAATGCAAAAAAAACGAAATCTACAATAAGAACCTTCTTGTCCAAGCCGCACAAGCCGCCAAAAAAGGGAGCCTCGACGATTTTTTAACCCTATTCCATAAAGGGGCACTGAAGACTGTCAGAGATGCCAAAGACTTCAACAAACAAGTCAAATCAGGCGAACCAAACACAGCAAAGAACTCACTTTTTTCTGGTTATAAAATTCGAAGAACGGGAACCGGAATTCAAATTTTGTCGGACGACGAAATTTTACTGGGAGACATCTACAAATTCATCCGCAAAGAGTTGGTAAAAAAATACGGGGACACGGCGTAA
- a CDS encoding ParA family protein encodes MITIAVANQKGGEGKTTTSLNLAMGLARRNLKTLLIDMDPQANSTGIFLNPETVEKDLAHLFQNSANLKEIITPAYNEYLWVAPSSMRLAEMETVSVNSVEAPYILRDSLAAIKEFDFVIIDCPPSLSIFTVNSLVAANFVLIPLQAEKFSMDGIMGLQQTISSIKKRINPELEILGALITQLKPQTLLTKTILPVLTKYFRIFEHTISDGVAIGESHLAKKSVFDYNRTSRQSQEYEGFIEEVLNELKK; translated from the coding sequence ATGATCACCATCGCAGTTGCAAACCAAAAAGGCGGAGAAGGAAAAACGACTACTTCTTTGAATCTTGCCATGGGGTTGGCCCGTCGCAATCTTAAGACCCTACTCATTGATATGGACCCTCAGGCCAATTCCACTGGAATTTTTCTGAACCCAGAGACAGTTGAGAAAGACCTTGCTCACCTCTTTCAAAATTCTGCCAACCTTAAAGAAATCATCACACCGGCATATAACGAGTATTTGTGGGTAGCCCCGTCTAGCATGCGCTTGGCGGAAATGGAAACAGTATCTGTAAACTCCGTAGAAGCTCCCTATATTTTAAGAGACTCTCTTGCCGCTATTAAAGAATTTGATTTTGTCATCATTGACTGTCCCCCCTCACTTTCCATCTTCACGGTGAACAGTCTCGTGGCCGCAAACTTTGTCCTCATCCCCCTCCAAGCAGAGAAGTTCTCCATGGACGGAATTATGGGATTACAGCAGACGATTTCTTCGATCAAAAAAAGAATCAATCCAGAGTTGGAAATTCTCGGGGCCCTCATCACCCAACTCAAACCTCAGACCCTACTTACAAAAACGATCCTCCCAGTTTTGACCAAATACTTCAGAATCTTCGAACATACGATTTCAGATGGTGTCGCCATCGGAGAAAGCCATCTGGCGAAAAAATCTGTATTTGATTACAACAGGACCTCGCGCCAGTCTCAAGAGTATGAAGGTTTTATTGAGGAGGTTTTAAATGAGCTTAAAAAGTAA
- a CDS encoding helix-turn-helix domain-containing protein produces the protein MPSQAISLLASERTGKDWMDSVLPILWDGLCTELGFSAGVVVLKVEDEDSFYESASFGYGEDGFYYSFLNRGSLHWEELMHSQEPVFFSGSEFELFGKKTNAMAIRIRSGQKEIGFLLAEMEESLSLPAGIFLTFLAEKIGNEWGKTQVHLKGKEVATSENSHSLYRSEIPNLELATVEFTKQKILTILGPSGSGKKTLAKWIHQTQLPGAPILVVESLPDHFGKLEKALSLWGEESRSGSLVLVGIQTLNLGQQQILSDWWSKSGYSGSLFLLGPEEMDQELLPEFERFLRKNSLVLPSLRFLPKAKLQTLVQAIFEELCDSQNRLGLQLGANSLQELVSRSYSENFTDLRNAILTGILTCRTSRVEPADLEPGKFKMDLEIPDAEDLDLRRGTEALERQKILLAMRIFSGNQIRMAKALGISRGSLQYKMKQLGLM, from the coding sequence ATGCCTTCTCAAGCCATTTCCCTACTTGCCTCCGAAAGAACTGGCAAGGACTGGATGGATTCTGTCCTTCCTATTTTGTGGGATGGGCTATGTACCGAGCTTGGTTTCTCCGCTGGTGTGGTTGTCCTGAAAGTTGAGGATGAAGATTCTTTTTACGAATCAGCCAGTTTCGGATATGGGGAGGATGGCTTTTATTACTCCTTTTTAAACAGAGGTTCTTTGCATTGGGAAGAGCTGATGCACTCTCAGGAGCCTGTCTTTTTTTCTGGTTCAGAGTTTGAATTGTTTGGCAAAAAAACAAATGCGATGGCCATTCGGATCCGATCCGGACAAAAAGAAATTGGCTTTCTTCTTGCTGAAATGGAGGAATCCCTTTCTCTTCCGGCGGGAATTTTCCTCACCTTCCTTGCGGAAAAAATTGGGAATGAGTGGGGGAAAACTCAGGTCCATCTAAAAGGTAAAGAGGTAGCAACTTCAGAAAATTCCCATTCTTTATACCGTTCGGAAATTCCTAATTTAGAACTAGCTACTGTGGAATTTACAAAGCAAAAAATCCTTACCATCCTCGGTCCCTCCGGTTCTGGAAAGAAGACATTGGCAAAATGGATCCACCAGACTCAACTGCCGGGTGCACCCATTCTCGTGGTAGAATCCTTGCCTGATCATTTTGGAAAGCTGGAGAAGGCTCTCTCTCTTTGGGGTGAGGAGTCAAGGTCCGGAAGTTTGGTTCTTGTCGGGATCCAAACACTCAATTTAGGCCAGCAACAAATCCTATCAGATTGGTGGTCCAAATCTGGATATTCCGGGTCTCTATTTTTGCTAGGGCCAGAGGAAATGGACCAAGAATTATTGCCTGAATTTGAAAGATTTTTACGAAAAAATTCGTTGGTACTACCATCCCTCAGGTTCCTTCCCAAAGCAAAATTGCAAACTTTGGTTCAGGCCATATTTGAAGAATTGTGCGATTCTCAGAACCGGTTGGGTTTGCAATTAGGGGCAAATAGTTTGCAGGAATTGGTATCTAGATCTTATTCGGAAAATTTTACGGACTTACGAAATGCAATTCTCACAGGGATTTTGACCTGCAGGACAAGCCGAGTGGAGCCTGCAGATTTGGAACCTGGAAAATTCAAGATGGATTTAGAGATTCCCGATGCGGAAGATTTAGACTTGCGGCGTGGAACAGAGGCTTTAGAAAGGCAGAAGATTCTTCTGGCTATGCGGATCTTTTCTGGCAACCAAATCCGGATGGCAAAGGCCTTAGGTATTTCGAGGGGATCCCTCCAATATAAAATGAAACAACTTGGTTTAATGTAA
- a CDS encoding phosphatidylinositol phospholipase, which translates to MSQPKRVAFQKFLNAMRKLSTEVNDSEICKRLEILMATSKDDLPLALVNQLLQDAKNFDPKAIHEPYTQYVRHFIYMVKRNGRVPSDLAGEEDKSSGDRSGHKPTRKQPASSSKTKRTTSKSSSPVKKGKPSSKSTSKKS; encoded by the coding sequence ATGTCTCAGCCGAAGCGAGTTGCCTTCCAAAAATTTCTCAATGCTATGCGAAAACTCTCTACCGAAGTCAATGACTCGGAGATCTGCAAACGATTGGAAATTCTTATGGCAACCAGTAAGGACGACCTCCCTTTGGCACTCGTCAATCAGCTCCTCCAGGACGCTAAAAACTTCGATCCTAAGGCCATCCATGAGCCGTATACCCAATATGTCCGACATTTCATCTATATGGTTAAACGAAATGGAAGGGTCCCCAGTGACCTTGCAGGAGAAGAGGATAAATCTTCCGGGGATCGCTCTGGGCACAAACCAACAAGAAAACAGCCTGCTAGCAGTAGCAAAACCAAACGCACTACATCTAAATCCTCAAGCCCTGTAAAGAAGGGAAAACCTTCCTCTAAATCTACTTCTAAAAAGTCCTAA